One window of the Allorhizobium ampelinum S4 genome contains the following:
- a CDS encoding M16 family metallopeptidase yields MNVECTRLPSGLTVVTEKMPHLESVALGVWVKSGSRDETAEEHGIAHLLEHMAFKGTKRRSARQIAEEIENVGGELNAATSTETTSYYARVLKDDVPLAVDILADILTDSAFDDEELIREKHVILQEIGAAFDTPDDVVFDRFAETAFRDQTVGRGILGTPQTVDGFTSDQIRAYLARNYTTDRMFVVAAGAVDHESFVRQVEDRFSTLRTKPAVSPIITPARYTGGEVRESRDLMDTQLLLGFEGRAYHARDFYASQILANILGGGMSSRLFQEVREFRGLCYSVYAFHWGFSDTGIFGIHAATGGENLPELVPVIIDELRKSAEQIEQQEIDRSRTQIRAQLLMGQESPAARAGQIARQMMLYGRPISNPELMERLESITVDRLTDLAGRLFFDGSPPTLSAIGPLEQLAPMEDILSALSGSRDTVLKAARG; encoded by the coding sequence ATGAATGTTGAGTGCACCCGCCTGCCTTCGGGGCTGACGGTCGTTACCGAAAAAATGCCGCATCTGGAAAGCGTCGCGCTGGGCGTCTGGGTTAAATCCGGTTCGCGCGATGAAACCGCCGAGGAACATGGCATTGCCCATCTTCTCGAACACATGGCTTTCAAAGGCACGAAACGGCGCAGCGCTCGCCAGATCGCCGAGGAAATCGAGAATGTCGGGGGCGAGCTGAATGCCGCGACATCGACCGAGACCACCTCCTATTACGCCCGGGTTCTGAAGGACGATGTGCCGCTGGCCGTCGATATTCTTGCTGACATCCTCACTGATTCGGCCTTCGATGACGAAGAGTTGATCCGTGAGAAGCATGTGATCCTGCAGGAAATCGGCGCTGCCTTCGATACGCCTGATGACGTTGTCTTCGACCGTTTCGCCGAAACCGCCTTTCGCGACCAGACGGTCGGACGCGGCATTCTTGGCACGCCACAAACGGTGGATGGTTTCACCAGCGACCAGATTCGCGCCTATCTTGCCCGCAACTATACCACCGACCGGATGTTCGTGGTGGCGGCTGGCGCCGTCGACCATGAAAGCTTCGTGCGCCAGGTGGAAGACCGCTTCAGCACGCTGCGAACCAAGCCCGCCGTCTCGCCGATCATCACCCCTGCCCGCTATACCGGCGGCGAGGTGCGCGAAAGCCGTGACCTGATGGACACCCAGCTTTTGCTCGGTTTCGAAGGCCGCGCTTATCATGCGCGCGATTTTTATGCCTCGCAGATTCTGGCCAATATCCTCGGCGGCGGCATGTCCTCCCGGCTGTTTCAGGAAGTACGCGAGTTTCGCGGTCTCTGTTATTCGGTCTATGCCTTTCACTGGGGCTTTTCCGATACCGGCATTTTCGGCATTCATGCCGCGACCGGCGGCGAAAACCTGCCGGAACTGGTGCCTGTGATCATCGACGAACTGCGCAAATCGGCGGAACAGATCGAGCAGCAGGAAATCGACCGGTCCCGCACCCAGATCCGGGCGCAATTGCTGATGGGTCAGGAAAGCCCTGCGGCGCGCGCCGGACAGATCGCCCGGCAGATGATGCTCTATGGTCGACCGATTTCCAATCCGGAACTGATGGAACGGCTGGAAAGCATTACCGTCGACCGGCTGACGGACCTTGCCGGACGGCTGTTCTTCGACGGTAGCCCACCGACATTGTCAGCCATCGGCCCGCTCGAACAGCTGGCGCCCATGGAAGACATTCTTTCCGCCCTTTCGGGGTCGCGCGACACGGTGCTCAAGGCAGCACGCGGCTGA
- a CDS encoding HAD family hydrolase: MAGFDLTLFDCDGVLVDSEIIAAKVESKLLTEAGYPISVEEMGERFSGMTWKNILMTIEKEVDIPLSASLIDKSEALLDQRLAREVKLVEGVTYALSRLQGPRCICSNSSSQRLDMMLTKVGLKEFFAPHVYSAKDLGADRVKPKPDIYLHGAAQFNVKPQNCVVVEDSVHGIHAARAAGMRVVGFTGASHTYPSHADRLTEAGAETVIARMMDLPAVIDAMAEWDHVI; encoded by the coding sequence ATGGCTGGCTTCGACCTCACCCTTTTCGATTGTGACGGCGTGCTCGTCGATTCCGAAATCATTGCCGCAAAGGTGGAATCCAAGCTGCTGACCGAGGCAGGCTATCCGATTTCAGTCGAGGAAATGGGTGAGCGTTTTTCCGGCATGACCTGGAAAAACATCCTGATGACCATCGAGAAGGAAGTGGATATTCCGCTCTCGGCCAGCCTGATCGACAAATCGGAAGCCCTGCTGGACCAGCGGCTGGCCCGCGAGGTCAAGCTGGTGGAAGGAGTCACCTACGCCCTGTCACGTCTGCAGGGGCCGCGCTGCATTTGCTCCAATTCCTCGTCACAGCGGCTGGACATGATGCTGACCAAGGTCGGCCTCAAGGAGTTTTTCGCGCCGCATGTCTATTCCGCCAAGGATCTCGGCGCGGATCGGGTCAAGCCGAAGCCGGATATCTATCTGCATGGCGCCGCCCAGTTCAACGTCAAGCCGCAAAATTGCGTGGTGGTGGAAGACAGCGTGCATGGCATCCATGCCGCCCGCGCCGCTGGAATGCGGGTTGTCGGCTTTACCGGCGCCTCCCACACCTACCCCTCCCATGCCGACCGCCTGACCGAAGCCGGGGCCGAAACCGTGATCGCCCGAATGATGGACCTGCCAGCGGTCATAGACGCCATGGCCGAATGGGACCATGTGATCTAA
- a CDS encoding GNAT family N-acetyltransferase yields the protein MTRSVFGFLSRQPERPELRDGTRLLRLPRNGDYNQWYRLRSESRAFLQPWEPLWRPDELTESAFRSRVMRNAQEYACGLAVPFFLFRESDAVLMGGLTIGLIRRGVSQACMIGYWMGERFAGQGHMFAALQLAKPYIFKELELHRIEAACIPDNDKSIRLLERAGFEREGLLRGYLNINGQWRDHAIYSLLAEPGAVSGKKLYS from the coding sequence ATGACGCGGTCTGTGTTCGGGTTTCTGTCGCGCCAGCCGGAACGGCCTGAACTGCGTGACGGAACACGTCTGCTGCGGCTGCCGCGCAATGGCGATTATAATCAATGGTACAGGCTACGGTCCGAAAGCCGGGCTTTTCTTCAGCCCTGGGAACCGCTCTGGCGTCCGGACGAGCTGACCGAAAGCGCCTTTCGATCGCGTGTCATGCGCAATGCCCAGGAATATGCCTGTGGGCTGGCCGTGCCGTTTTTTCTGTTTCGCGAAAGCGACGCTGTGCTGATGGGCGGGTTGACCATCGGCCTGATCCGGCGCGGCGTCTCCCAGGCCTGTATGATCGGATATTGGATGGGCGAACGTTTCGCCGGCCAAGGCCATATGTTTGCCGCACTTCAATTGGCAAAACCATATATCTTCAAGGAACTTGAGTTGCATCGTATCGAAGCCGCCTGTATTCCTGACAATGACAAAAGCATCCGCCTGCTGGAGCGGGCCGGTTTTGAACGGGAAGGTCTGTTGCGCGGATATTTGAACATCAACGGGCAGTGGAGAGATCATGCGATCTACTCGCTTCTGGCGGAACCTGGTGCCGTTTCCGGCAAAAAACTCTATTCATGA
- a CDS encoding GntR family transcriptional regulator, which yields MSKAKDDTIAARIARVLAQRIVHGDLQPGIRLAQDHIAEEFSVSQVPVREAFRRLEAQGLVISLPRRGVRVASFDLKQVREVAEMRAALEVLALKHAAPHLTPALLDEAEAATSACDRADNVEDWEAANRRFHRLIVSTCDMPRLLTAIDDLHAVSAHFLLAGWQSGWERRTDHDHRAILDALRRNAVGEATAILERHVQWIGRAPAPRRGEPQPERFAIVG from the coding sequence ATGAGCAAAGCCAAGGACGACACTATAGCCGCGAGGATTGCCCGCGTGTTGGCGCAACGCATCGTGCATGGAGACTTGCAGCCCGGCATTCGGCTGGCACAGGACCATATTGCCGAGGAGTTTTCGGTAAGCCAGGTGCCGGTGCGGGAGGCCTTCCGGCGTCTGGAGGCGCAGGGCCTCGTCATCAGTCTGCCGCGCCGCGGGGTCCGGGTGGCGAGTTTCGATCTGAAACAGGTGCGTGAAGTGGCGGAAATGCGCGCTGCACTTGAAGTGCTGGCGCTGAAGCATGCCGCTCCGCATCTGACGCCCGCGCTGCTAGACGAAGCGGAGGCCGCGACCTCCGCCTGCGATCGCGCCGACAATGTCGAGGATTGGGAGGCGGCCAATCGACGCTTTCACCGGCTGATCGTTTCCACCTGCGATATGCCGCGCCTGTTGACCGCCATCGACGACCTGCATGCGGTCAGCGCTCATTTCCTGCTGGCAGGCTGGCAAAGTGGCTGGGAGCGCCGCACCGATCATGACCATCGCGCCATCCTGGATGCCTTGCGCCGCAATGCCGTTGGTGAGGCGACAGCCATCCTGGAGCGGCATGTGCAGTGGATTGGCCGGGCGCCCGCGCCGCGCCGCGGTGAGCCGCAGCCGGAGCGTTTTGCGATTGTCGGATGA
- the thrC gene encoding threonine synthase — MDFISTRGEAPALNFCDALLAGLARDGGLYLPREWPKMRKRDIRALRGKTYQEVAFAVLKPFVDGEIKDDALQAMIHDAYATFRHPAVAPLVQTGPNSYILELFHGTTLAFKDVAMQLLGRLMDHVLRERGQRATIVGATSGDTGGAAIDAFAGLDNIDMFILFPKGKVSPVQQRQMTTSKAGNVRAVAIEGNFDDCQDLVKAMFNHVAFRDKVQLSGVNSINWARIMAQVVYYFTAALSLGGPDRKISFTVPTGNFGDIFAGYVAREMGLPIDKLVIATNDNDILARTLKTGRYEMRGVMATTSPSMDIQISSNFERLLFEASGRNAGEIRSQMASLKQSGAFEIKPDALKTIRKLFRAGRATQQDVAKTIATTLAETGYLLDPHTACGVVVASKFEKPQSPMVTLATAHPAKFPAAVKSASGIDPALPTWLADLMDREERFDVLAGELDVVEAFISAHSRAGA; from the coding sequence ATGGACTTTATTTCCACTCGCGGCGAGGCGCCCGCTCTCAATTTTTGCGACGCGCTTCTGGCAGGCCTCGCCCGTGACGGTGGCCTTTACCTGCCCCGCGAATGGCCGAAAATGCGCAAGCGCGACATTCGGGCGCTGCGCGGCAAGACCTATCAGGAGGTCGCGTTTGCGGTGCTGAAACCCTTCGTGGACGGCGAAATCAAGGATGATGCCCTTCAGGCGATGATCCATGACGCCTATGCCACCTTCCGCCATCCTGCTGTCGCGCCTTTAGTGCAGACCGGGCCGAATTCCTATATTCTCGAACTGTTCCACGGCACGACGCTGGCCTTCAAGGATGTTGCCATGCAATTGCTTGGCCGGCTGATGGATCACGTTCTGCGCGAGCGCGGACAGCGCGCCACCATTGTCGGCGCCACCTCGGGCGATACAGGCGGGGCGGCCATCGATGCCTTTGCCGGTCTTGATAATATCGACATGTTCATTCTGTTTCCCAAGGGCAAGGTCTCACCCGTGCAGCAGCGGCAGATGACCACATCCAAGGCCGGGAATGTCCGGGCGGTGGCCATCGAGGGCAATTTCGACGATTGCCAGGATCTGGTCAAAGCCATGTTCAACCATGTCGCTTTTCGCGACAAAGTACAGCTATCCGGCGTCAATTCGATCAACTGGGCGCGAATCATGGCCCAGGTGGTCTATTACTTTACCGCTGCCCTTTCGCTGGGGGGACCGGACCGCAAAATTTCCTTCACCGTGCCGACCGGCAATTTCGGCGATATTTTCGCGGGCTATGTGGCGCGCGAAATGGGCCTGCCCATCGATAAGCTGGTGATAGCCACCAATGATAACGACATTCTGGCCCGCACGCTGAAAACCGGACGCTACGAGATGCGCGGTGTGATGGCCACCACCTCACCATCGATGGATATCCAGATCTCCTCGAATTTCGAGCGCCTGCTGTTTGAAGCCAGCGGCCGCAATGCCGGTGAGATCCGTTCGCAGATGGCGTCCCTCAAGCAATCCGGCGCTTTCGAGATCAAGCCGGATGCGCTCAAAACCATCCGCAAACTCTTCCGGGCCGGGCGCGCCACCCAACAGGACGTGGCCAAAACCATCGCCACCACTTTGGCTGAAACCGGCTATCTGCTTGATCCCCATACGGCTTGCGGCGTGGTGGTCGCATCGAAATTCGAAAAGCCGCAAAGCCCGATGGTGACGCTGGCCACAGCTCATCCCGCCAAATTTCCGGCGGCGGTAAAATCGGCATCGGGTATTGACCCCGCGCTTCCGACGTGGCTTGCTGATCTCATGGATAGGGAGGAGCGTTTCGACGTCCTTGCTGGCGAGCTCGACGTAGTGGAGGCATTCATCTCCGCTCACTCGCGCGCCGGTGCTTAA
- a CDS encoding diacylglycerol/lipid kinase family protein gives MRVTVIRNPVAGGAHAWPATARALAEIFPGYSLVETVKGMTGPQVRAAVTPETDLVLVVGGDGTVGQAVDGLLTSLYPKTAFAFLPGGTGADFSRNFDWPATIERQLQAIATAAPRRIDVGVLQSHVGGGEVKTTHFVNVSSTGVSGEIVAAIEANRGPSRLPAFLRYRLMSLGRIARYKGAALRISVDGRCVYDGAVLVAAVTNGSWFGAGVRAAPQALLDDGQLDLVFARHCGAIGNLKIFAAFANGSPANSSAIKTHRGQVIDIEPHGKIPMAEADGEVIRPGALRFSILPQALTVRLPPAVAPG, from the coding sequence ATGAGGGTGACGGTCATTCGCAATCCTGTGGCGGGCGGTGCTCACGCATGGCCTGCCACGGCCCGTGCCCTTGCGGAGATTTTTCCCGGCTATTCGCTGGTCGAAACCGTCAAGGGCATGACGGGTCCCCAGGTGCGTGCCGCCGTCACGCCGGAAACCGATCTGGTGCTGGTGGTGGGTGGCGATGGCACGGTTGGCCAGGCCGTGGATGGGCTGCTGACGTCGCTTTATCCGAAAACCGCCTTTGCCTTCTTGCCGGGTGGCACGGGCGCGGATTTTTCCCGTAATTTCGATTGGCCCGCAACCATTGAGCGCCAATTGCAGGCGATTGCTACGGCCGCCCCGCGCCGTATCGATGTCGGAGTTCTGCAAAGCCATGTGGGCGGTGGCGAGGTGAAGACCACGCACTTCGTCAATGTCTCCAGTACCGGCGTCTCGGGTGAGATCGTCGCGGCGATCGAGGCAAACCGTGGACCCTCGCGTCTGCCGGCTTTCCTGCGCTACCGGCTGATGTCATTGGGGCGCATCGCCCGCTACAAGGGAGCGGCCCTGCGCATTTCGGTGGATGGAAGATGCGTTTATGACGGCGCGGTTCTTGTGGCCGCCGTTACCAATGGCAGTTGGTTTGGCGCCGGAGTGCGCGCCGCGCCGCAGGCTTTGCTGGACGATGGCCAGCTCGATCTGGTCTTTGCACGCCATTGCGGCGCCATTGGCAATCTGAAGATCTTTGCGGCTTTCGCCAATGGCAGTCCGGCGAATTCGTCCGCGATCAAGACCCATCGCGGCCAGGTGATCGACATCGAGCCGCACGGCAAGATCCCCATGGCCGAGGCCGATGGCGAAGTGATCAGGCCTGGCGCATTGCGCTTCAGCATTCTGCCGCAAGCGCTCACCGTTCGCCTCCCGCCAGCAGTGGCGCCTGGGTGA
- a CDS encoding EAL domain-containing protein — MNIFRYSSEANSRRFFEQKQTLSSPGLLRLAAGLLVLVLTLTGFGADISHAAEPVKISRDDTALDLTATTEIHLNQGEAFQVSTAAGSDGIRRRIEVRASSAQHQGDWAVFALANVSDEQLERVIVAPHYRLVNSKVFWPDLGSQRIISITPSEGFSLDRVPSDDADVFRITLNPGAVVTFVAELATPNLPQIYLWEPDAYKDTINSFTLYRGIVLGISGLLAVFLTILFVVRGTSMLPAAASLAWAVLAYICVDFGFLGKLISITTHSEQIWRAGAEVGLASGFVIFLFTYLNLNRWHVNLGYATFAWILGLVLLFGVAIYDPSIAAGIARLSFALTATAGIALIVYLGLNRYDRAILLVPTWTLIIVWLIAGWMTVTGRLSNDIIQPAHGGALVLIVLLIGFTVMQHAFAGGGYNQGLFSDLERQSLALTGAGDIVWDWDVARDRVVTIPDISTRLGLSHGALHGAARNWIPSLHPDDRDRFRATLDVLLEHKRGRLNHEFRIRADDGHFHWLHIRARPVLGANGEIIRCIGTIADVTEQKNTVDRLLQDAINDNLTGLPNREVFLDRLQTLLTVTATADTVRPTVMIVDIDNFGRVNDMLGISAGDNILIALTRRLRRLLKPQDTLARLSGDQFGLILISERDPAKVADFADAMNKAIMVPINFANREINLTASIGLVSWVDQQESAAGLLSDAELAMYRAKRGGGNKVEPFRPAFRGTVSEKLQLETELARAVERGELTMVYQPIVRLDDEELAGFEALMRWEHPKRGTISPSEFIPLAESCDLIMPLGMFALERAATDLVEWEKQTGEMPIFVSVNLSSAQLINNTLYTDIRSLLSRVNCNPARLKLELTESVVVENPEQARLVLEKLKDIGLSLALDDFGTGYSSLSYLTRFPFDTLKLDRELVTDTSERRNILLRSVIGMAKDMGMDVVAEGIASEDDGDELAQMGCHYGQSFLYGAPVGPEAVMRLLKDQQQRAKRA; from the coding sequence ATGAATATATTCAGATACTCATCCGAGGCCAATTCCCGGCGATTTTTTGAGCAGAAACAGACCCTATCCAGCCCGGGCCTGTTGCGGCTTGCCGCTGGCCTTCTGGTGCTGGTCCTGACACTGACCGGGTTTGGCGCGGACATCAGCCATGCCGCCGAACCGGTGAAGATCTCCCGGGACGACACGGCGCTCGACCTGACCGCCACCACGGAAATCCATCTCAATCAGGGTGAGGCATTCCAGGTCTCCACTGCCGCCGGTTCCGATGGCATCCGCCGCCGCATCGAAGTGCGTGCCTCATCAGCGCAGCACCAGGGCGACTGGGCGGTGTTCGCGCTCGCCAATGTGTCCGACGAGCAGTTGGAGCGGGTCATCGTCGCGCCGCATTATCGTCTCGTCAATTCCAAGGTGTTCTGGCCGGATCTCGGCTCGCAGCGGATCATTTCCATCACCCCCAGCGAGGGATTTTCGCTGGATCGGGTGCCGAGCGACGATGCCGACGTGTTTCGCATCACCCTCAATCCGGGCGCGGTGGTGACGTTCGTGGCCGAACTGGCAACGCCGAACCTGCCGCAGATCTACCTGTGGGAGCCGGATGCCTATAAGGATACGATCAACTCGTTCACGCTTTATCGCGGCATCGTGCTGGGCATTTCCGGCCTGCTGGCGGTGTTTCTGACCATTCTGTTCGTGGTGCGCGGCACATCCATGCTGCCCGCAGCGGCCTCACTGGCCTGGGCAGTGCTCGCCTATATCTGCGTCGATTTCGGTTTCCTTGGCAAGCTGATCAGCATCACCACCCATAGCGAGCAGATCTGGCGAGCCGGGGCCGAGGTGGGTCTGGCCTCAGGCTTCGTGATTTTTCTCTTTACCTATCTCAACCTCAATCGCTGGCATGTGAACCTCGGCTACGCGACCTTTGCCTGGATCTTGGGCCTGGTGCTGCTGTTTGGCGTGGCAATCTACGATCCGTCGATTGCCGCAGGCATTGCCCGACTGTCCTTTGCGCTGACGGCCACGGCGGGGATCGCGCTGATCGTCTATCTCGGCTTGAACCGTTATGACCGCGCCATCCTGCTGGTGCCGACCTGGACGCTGATCATCGTCTGGCTGATTGCCGGCTGGATGACGGTGACGGGACGGCTGTCGAACGATATCATCCAGCCTGCTCATGGCGGCGCGCTGGTGCTGATCGTGCTGCTGATCGGCTTCACCGTCATGCAGCACGCCTTTGCTGGCGGTGGCTATAACCAGGGCCTGTTTTCCGATCTGGAACGCCAATCCCTGGCACTGACTGGGGCTGGCGACATTGTTTGGGACTGGGATGTGGCCCGCGACCGAGTGGTGACCATTCCCGATATTTCCACCCGGCTCGGCCTCAGCCACGGCGCGCTGCACGGGGCTGCCCGCAACTGGATTCCCAGCCTGCACCCCGATGACCGCGACCGGTTTCGCGCCACACTGGATGTGCTGCTGGAACACAAGCGCGGGCGGCTGAACCACGAATTCCGCATCCGCGCCGATGACGGGCATTTCCACTGGCTGCATATCCGTGCCCGGCCCGTATTGGGAGCCAACGGCGAAATCATCCGCTGCATCGGTACGATTGCCGATGTCACCGAACAGAAAAACACCGTCGACCGGCTGTTGCAGGATGCGATCAACGACAATCTCACCGGCTTGCCGAACCGGGAAGTGTTTCTGGACCGTTTGCAGACGCTTTTGACCGTGACCGCCACCGCCGATACGGTGCGCCCGACGGTCATGATCGTTGACATCGACAATTTCGGTCGGGTCAACGACATGCTCGGTATTTCCGCCGGAGACAATATCCTGATCGCGCTGACCCGGCGGCTGCGGCGGCTATTGAAGCCGCAGGATACGCTGGCCCGGCTTTCGGGAGACCAGTTCGGCCTGATCCTGATTTCCGAACGCGATCCGGCCAAGGTCGCCGATTTCGCCGATGCGATGAACAAGGCGATCATGGTGCCGATCAATTTCGCCAATCGGGAGATCAATCTGACCGCCTCCATCGGCCTTGTCTCCTGGGTGGACCAGCAGGAAAGCGCTGCCGGGCTGTTGTCGGATGCCGAGCTTGCCATGTACCGCGCCAAGCGCGGTGGCGGCAACAAGGTGGAACCCTTCCGCCCGGCCTTCCGGGGCACCGTCTCGGAAAAGCTGCAGTTGGAAACCGAACTTGCCCGCGCGGTCGAGCGCGGCGAATTGACCATGGTCTATCAGCCGATCGTGCGGCTGGATGACGAGGAGCTGGCCGGTTTCGAAGCGCTGATGCGCTGGGAACACCCCAAGCGCGGCACGATCTCCCCCTCCGAATTCATACCCCTGGCGGAAAGCTGCGACCTGATCATGCCGCTCGGCATGTTCGCGCTGGAGCGGGCGGCAACGGATCTGGTGGAATGGGAAAAACAGACAGGCGAAATGCCGATTTTCGTCTCCGTCAACCTGTCCAGCGCCCAGTTGATCAACAACACGCTCTATACCGACATCCGCAGTCTGCTCAGCCGAGTCAATTGCAATCCGGCCCGGCTGAAACTGGAGCTGACCGAATCTGTCGTCGTCGAGAATCCCGAACAGGCAAGGCTGGTGCTGGAAAAGCTGAAGGATATCGGGCTCAGTTTGGCTCTGGACGATTTCGGCACCGGCTATTCCTCGCTGTCCTATCTGACCCGCTTTCCCTTCGATACGCTGAAACTCGACAGGGAACTGGTGACCGACACAAGCGAGCGGCGCAATATCCTGCTGCGCTCGGTGATCGGAATGGCCAAGGACATGGGCATGGATGTCGTGGCGGAAGGCATTGCCAGCGAGGACGATGGGGACGAACTGGCGCAGATGGGCTGCCACTATGGCCAGAGCTTCCTCTACGGCGCTCCGGTCGGCCCGGAAGCGGTCATGCGTCTTTTGAAAGACCAGCAACAGCGAGCAAAGCGGGCTTGA